One part of the Augochlora pura isolate Apur16 chromosome 3, APUR_v2.2.1, whole genome shotgun sequence genome encodes these proteins:
- the Eth gene encoding ecdysis triggering hormone has product MVGRRFFVHVLLVGTFAILVSQNVTKADEVPAFFLKIAKNIPRVGRSDGYDDLFLKSRKNIAKHEGHIASQPESWSPYANEDPFSGPIKRRMDYPSDHDAQTWQDFPLRIGGSLKLWRTLAGYSEDGDDIDNEIWKRNKRTGDEAMDPQGN; this is encoded by the exons ATGGTTGGACGAAGGTTTTTCGTCCATG tCCTTCTGGTCGGAACCTTCGCGATACTAGTCTCACAAAACGTTACCAAAGCCGACGAAGTGCCAGCATTCTTCCTGAAAATTGCAAAGAACATACCTCGAGTGGGCCGAAGCGACGGCTACGACGATCTCTTTCTAAAATCCCGTAAGAATATCGCTAAACACGAAGGACACATCGCGTCACAG CCTGAATCTTGGTCACCCTACGCCAACGAGGATCCTTTCTCTGGCCCCATAAAGAGACGCATGGACTACCCATCTGATCACg ATGCTCAGACCTGGCAAGATTTTCCACTGCGCATAGGAGGCTCGCTGAAGCTATGGCGAACTTTGGCAGGCTACAGCGAGGATGGTGACGA CATCGACAATGAAATATGGAAGCGCAACAAGAGGACGGGGGACGAGGCGATGGATCCGCAAGGCAATTAA